A single Nocardioides bizhenqiangii DNA region contains:
- a CDS encoding type II secretion system F family protein — protein sequence MPKFAYVAVTPDGQQVKGKTRATSRGDAEVALYGKQLRDLRVKERTSVLKYEISGPRIKKADVMHLSRQIAAFLRAGLPILEAVHTIGAESESSSVRRMMNDIEDGLRTGERFSDCLERYPKVFPGFYRGMVRSAELTGELDTVLARLAIYIERDLEARRKIKAALIYPAAVAVMSVVTVLVLSIYVLPKFADFFADLDAELPLPTRMLMAVTDFLGNWWWALAGGLGLFIFLGFLITRFQWGKYARDAFILKVPILGETIRYSLVERFCRVLSSMVGAGVNLTEALAVTTDALRNRVFIKRLGEVSDAMLEGEGISGPLARTQLFPGTATQMLRVGEETGSLDDQLRVTAEYYEVELDYKIKKLTAIFEPLVIVVMGGIVGFVAVALVSAMYGIFNQVEI from the coding sequence ATGCCGAAGTTCGCCTACGTCGCGGTGACACCGGACGGCCAGCAGGTCAAGGGCAAGACCCGGGCCACCAGCCGCGGCGACGCCGAGGTCGCGCTCTACGGCAAGCAGCTCCGGGACCTGCGGGTCAAGGAGAGGACGAGCGTCCTCAAGTACGAGATCAGCGGCCCGCGGATCAAGAAGGCCGACGTGATGCACCTGTCGCGGCAGATCGCGGCCTTCCTCCGAGCCGGGCTGCCGATCCTCGAAGCCGTGCACACGATCGGCGCCGAGAGCGAGAGCTCCTCGGTGCGCCGCATGATGAACGACATCGAGGACGGGCTTCGGACCGGGGAGCGGTTCTCCGACTGCCTCGAGCGCTATCCGAAGGTGTTTCCGGGCTTCTACCGCGGCATGGTCCGCTCCGCCGAGCTCACCGGCGAGCTGGACACCGTGCTGGCGCGGCTCGCGATCTACATCGAGCGCGACCTCGAAGCCCGGCGCAAGATCAAGGCGGCACTGATCTACCCCGCCGCCGTCGCGGTGATGTCGGTGGTGACGGTACTGGTGCTCTCGATCTACGTGCTGCCGAAATTCGCGGACTTCTTCGCTGACCTCGACGCCGAGCTGCCGCTGCCCACGCGGATGCTGATGGCGGTCACCGACTTCCTCGGCAACTGGTGGTGGGCACTCGCCGGTGGGCTCGGACTCTTCATCTTCCTGGGGTTCCTGATCACCCGGTTCCAGTGGGGCAAGTACGCCCGGGACGCGTTCATCCTCAAGGTTCCGATCCTGGGGGAGACGATCCGCTACTCGTTGGTCGAGCGGTTCTGCCGAGTGCTGTCCTCGATGGTCGGCGCCGGCGTCAACCTCACCGAGGCGCTCGCGGTCACCACCGATGCGCTGCGCAACCGGGTCTTCATCAAGCGCCTCGGCGAGGTCTCCGACGCGATGCTCGAGGGCGAGGGCATCTCCGGACCGCTGGCCCGGACCCAGCTCTTCCCCGGCACGGCTACCCAGATGCTGCGCGTCGGCGAGGAGACCGGGTCCCTCGACGACCAGCTCCGGGTGACGGCTGAGTACTACGAGGTCGAGCTCGACTACAAGATCAAGAAGCTGACGGCGATCTTCGAGCCGCTGGTCATCGTGGTGATGGGCGGAATCGTCGGCTTCGTCGCCGTTGCACTGGTGTCCGCGATGTACGGCATCTTCAACCAGGTGGAGATCTGA
- a CDS encoding prepilin peptidase codes for MPRGESVVSPPSACPSCGARIRNRHNVPVLGWLVLRGRCYDCKEPISPRYPLVEAGTGVLFALTTIRFANDLSALPAYLCFVAIGIALALIDLDVKRLPNVIVLPSYPVLAVLLAIDTDPDALLRAAIGAAALFGFYLLVALAAPGAMGFGDVKLAGVVGGMSAYLSWGTFLVGAFLGFLFGALAGLMLIAAGRAARKTALPFGPFMILGGMTAVLGAGYLGDYYLDSIGF; via the coding sequence GTGCCGCGCGGCGAGTCAGTGGTCAGTCCACCTTCGGCTTGCCCCTCGTGCGGCGCCCGGATCCGGAACCGGCACAACGTCCCGGTCCTCGGGTGGCTGGTGCTGCGCGGCCGCTGCTACGACTGCAAGGAGCCGATCAGCCCGCGCTATCCACTGGTCGAAGCCGGCACCGGTGTGCTGTTCGCCCTCACAACGATCCGGTTCGCCAACGACCTGTCGGCGCTGCCGGCGTACCTGTGTTTCGTTGCGATCGGGATCGCGCTGGCGCTCATCGACCTGGACGTGAAGCGGCTGCCCAACGTGATCGTGCTGCCGTCGTACCCCGTCCTCGCCGTGCTGCTCGCGATCGACACCGACCCGGATGCGCTGCTCCGCGCCGCAATCGGCGCTGCAGCTCTCTTCGGGTTCTACCTTCTCGTGGCCCTGGCAGCGCCTGGCGCGATGGGGTTCGGTGACGTCAAGCTCGCGGGTGTGGTCGGCGGGATGTCCGCGTACCTGTCGTGGGGCACGTTCCTGGTCGGTGCGTTCCTCGGATTTCTGTTCGGTGCACTTGCCGGCCTGATGCTGATCGCGGCCGGACGGGCAGCGCGCAAGACCGCGCTTCCGTTCGGCCCGTTCATGATCCTGGGAGGCATGACGGCGGTCCTCGGTGCCGGCTACCTCGGCGACTACTACCTGGACTCCATCGGGTTCTGA
- a CDS encoding type IV pilus twitching motility protein PilT: MHQHLHRIGDRVDLLLNSLWDARGTDLILTAGLPPMIRVDGTLAPVPGQSVLAGDDTDALLAEVLTAAQAEVWDTQHEYDFSFSWREHARIRGNAFTQRGLTAVALRMIPREIPTLDTLGLPPVLRDLSLRHQGLILMTGPTGSGKSTTLASLVDLINSNRGCHIITVEDPIEYVHDHKMAAVNQREVGTDTGSFGNALRSVLREDPDVLLVGEMRDLESISFALTVAETGHLVFATLHTNDTAQSLGRMIDVFPGDQQAQIRVQLASALSCVVYQRLIPRIGGGMTAAYEVLVATPAVRNLIKEGKTHQLRNSLVTGARDGMNTLEHSLSHLVQQGVVSLDDAVARSLYPKDIEVRPRMSAAVAP, from the coding sequence ATGCACCAGCACCTGCACCGGATCGGCGACCGGGTCGACCTGCTCCTCAACTCCCTTTGGGACGCGAGAGGTACCGATCTGATCCTGACCGCCGGCCTGCCGCCCATGATCCGGGTCGACGGCACGCTCGCACCGGTGCCCGGCCAGTCCGTGCTCGCCGGCGACGACACCGACGCCCTCCTCGCCGAGGTGCTCACGGCCGCGCAAGCCGAGGTGTGGGACACCCAGCACGAGTACGACTTCTCGTTCTCCTGGCGCGAACATGCTCGGATCCGCGGCAACGCGTTCACCCAGCGCGGGCTGACCGCGGTGGCGCTGCGGATGATCCCGCGGGAGATCCCGACCCTGGACACCCTCGGCCTGCCGCCGGTGCTGCGAGACCTGTCGCTTCGTCATCAGGGACTGATCCTGATGACCGGACCGACCGGGTCCGGCAAGTCGACCACGCTGGCTTCGCTGGTCGACCTCATCAACAGCAACCGGGGCTGCCACATCATCACTGTCGAGGACCCGATCGAGTACGTCCACGACCACAAGATGGCCGCGGTCAACCAGCGCGAGGTCGGCACCGACACCGGCAGCTTCGGCAACGCGCTGCGCTCGGTGCTCCGCGAGGACCCCGACGTGCTGCTGGTCGGCGAGATGCGCGATCTGGAGTCGATCTCTTTTGCGCTCACCGTCGCCGAGACCGGGCACCTGGTCTTCGCGACGCTGCACACCAACGACACCGCTCAGTCTCTAGGCCGGATGATTGACGTCTTCCCGGGCGACCAACAGGCGCAGATCCGGGTCCAGCTCGCGTCGGCGCTCAGCTGCGTGGTCTACCAGCGGCTGATCCCGCGGATCGGCGGCGGCATGACGGCCGCCTACGAGGTGCTGGTCGCAACCCCGGCCGTGCGCAACCTGATCAAGGAAGGCAAGACCCACCAGCTCCGCAACTCGCTGGTGACGGGCGCCCGCGACGGGATGAACACGCTCGAGCACTCGCTGTCGCACTTGGTGCAGCAGGGCGTGGTGAGCCTCGACGACGCCGTCGCGCGCAGCCTCTATCCGAAGGACATCGAGGTCCGGCCGCGGATGTCGGCCGCTGTGGCTCCATAA
- a CDS encoding AAA family ATPase, translated as MTWFSSPTQAADRLTQAGYLADAATATTAFLAGALEKPLLLEGPAGVGKTELAKAVARATDATLVRLQCYEGLDEARALYEWNYKKQLLRIQAQTGAGEGLDWDQTHDDIFTEEFLLTRPLLTAIRQDEPTVLLIDEVDKTDVEVEGLLLEVLSDFQVTIPELGTVAATRRPYVVLTSNASRELSEAVKRRCLYLHLDYPDAERERAILQAQVSDLDDRIAEQLVATVGRLRDLELKKAPSIAESVDWARTLIALEIRDLDEKAISDTLGAVLKHASDQERAVKELLLDKR; from the coding sequence ATGACCTGGTTCTCCTCCCCGACGCAGGCCGCCGATCGGCTGACGCAGGCCGGCTATCTCGCCGACGCAGCGACCGCCACGACCGCGTTCCTGGCCGGTGCCCTGGAGAAGCCGTTGCTGCTCGAGGGACCCGCCGGTGTGGGCAAGACCGAGCTGGCCAAGGCAGTTGCGCGGGCGACCGACGCGACGCTGGTGCGGCTGCAGTGCTACGAGGGCCTCGACGAGGCCAGGGCGCTCTACGAGTGGAACTACAAGAAGCAGCTGCTCCGAATCCAGGCCCAGACCGGGGCGGGCGAAGGTCTGGACTGGGACCAGACCCACGACGACATTTTCACGGAGGAGTTCCTGCTGACCCGGCCGTTGCTGACGGCGATCCGCCAGGACGAGCCGACGGTGCTGCTCATCGACGAGGTCGACAAGACCGACGTCGAGGTCGAGGGTCTGCTGCTCGAGGTGCTGTCGGACTTCCAGGTGACCATCCCTGAGCTCGGCACCGTGGCGGCGACGCGACGGCCGTACGTCGTACTCACGTCCAACGCGAGCCGCGAGCTCTCCGAAGCGGTCAAGCGGCGCTGTCTCTACCTGCACCTCGACTATCCCGACGCGGAGCGCGAGCGGGCGATCCTGCAGGCCCAGGTGTCCGACCTGGACGACCGGATCGCCGAGCAGCTGGTCGCGACGGTGGGCAGGCTCAGGGACCTCGAGCTCAAGAAGGCGCCCTCGATCGCCGAGTCCGTCGACTGGGCGCGCACCTTGATCGCGCTCGAGATCCGCGACCTCGACGAGAAGGCGATCTCCGACACCCTCGGTGCCGTCCTCAAGCACGCCTCCGACCAGGAGCGAGCCGTCAAGGAGCTACTGCTCGACAAGCGCTGA
- a CDS encoding GspE/PulE family protein, producing the protein MKMRGRHKSESAVAVAPSDADDERLAGLLVAARLVEPYQIDAARAGQDSGTLAEKLITAGVVGDDAIARTLADHYECVLLDFRDVKPESEALALLTPEQARTLRALPLTTDGDAVTVAVLDPSPPRVEAVAAVAGRLVVPAVATHRDLDRALDSAYRATRDVGSHVQAYEARDQLRREAAQFDAAGASEDAPVVRVVQMVITQGLRDRASDIHMEPSGDRIRVRYRIDGALTDVLDLPGSIGPAIVSRVKILSGMNIVERRRPQDGQISMEIEGREVDIRVSTTAVIGGEKVVMRLLDKSRPLFQLEQLGMAREVAERYSGLIHSPYGMVICAGPTGGGKTTTLYASLGELDSPERNIMTIEDPVEYTFDSINQIQINEQAGISFAGGLKSILRQDPDIILVGEIRDVDTARIAVQSALTGHFVLSSLHATEAVSALYRLLDMGIESFLIASSVTAVVAQRLVRRSCTSCLEPYEPSAEELAFLRTFGSAEPVSGFVHGAGCNICAQTGFLERIGVYELLAVTDEVRELIVDRAPQDEMRKVAQHQGMRTLQEQAADLVLAGTTTAAEVMRSIYVAGV; encoded by the coding sequence ATGAAGATGCGGGGACGGCACAAGTCCGAGTCCGCGGTGGCGGTTGCGCCTTCCGACGCCGACGACGAGCGACTGGCCGGCCTGCTGGTCGCGGCCCGGCTGGTCGAGCCCTACCAGATCGACGCGGCCCGGGCGGGTCAGGACTCGGGAACGCTGGCCGAGAAGCTGATCACCGCCGGCGTGGTCGGTGACGACGCCATCGCCCGCACCCTGGCCGACCACTACGAGTGCGTGCTGCTGGACTTCCGCGACGTGAAGCCCGAGTCCGAGGCACTGGCTCTGCTCACTCCCGAGCAGGCGCGGACGCTTCGCGCGTTGCCACTCACCACCGATGGGGACGCGGTCACGGTCGCCGTCCTCGACCCGTCCCCTCCGCGGGTCGAGGCAGTGGCGGCCGTCGCCGGTCGTCTCGTCGTCCCCGCCGTTGCCACCCACCGCGACCTCGACCGGGCACTCGACTCGGCGTACCGCGCTACCCGCGACGTCGGCAGCCACGTCCAGGCCTACGAGGCGCGCGACCAGCTGCGGCGAGAGGCCGCCCAGTTCGACGCGGCCGGCGCCAGTGAGGATGCGCCGGTCGTCCGGGTCGTCCAGATGGTCATCACCCAGGGCTTGCGAGACCGAGCGTCGGACATCCACATGGAGCCGTCCGGGGACCGGATCCGGGTGCGCTACCGCATCGACGGCGCACTGACCGACGTGCTGGACCTCCCGGGCTCCATCGGCCCGGCGATCGTCAGCCGCGTCAAGATCCTCAGTGGCATGAACATCGTCGAGCGGCGCCGGCCACAGGACGGCCAGATCAGCATGGAGATCGAGGGTCGCGAGGTCGACATCCGGGTGTCGACCACGGCAGTGATCGGCGGCGAGAAGGTGGTCATGCGACTGCTCGACAAGAGCCGGCCGCTCTTCCAGCTCGAGCAGCTCGGGATGGCGCGGGAGGTCGCCGAGCGCTACAGCGGGCTGATCCACTCGCCGTACGGCATGGTGATCTGCGCCGGCCCGACCGGCGGCGGCAAGACCACCACCCTCTACGCGTCTCTCGGCGAGCTCGACAGCCCCGAGCGCAACATCATGACGATCGAGGACCCGGTGGAGTACACCTTCGACTCGATCAACCAGATCCAGATCAACGAGCAGGCCGGCATCAGCTTCGCCGGCGGGCTGAAGTCGATCCTGCGACAGGACCCCGACATCATCCTGGTCGGCGAGATCCGGGACGTCGACACCGCCCGGATCGCCGTCCAGTCGGCCCTCACCGGCCACTTCGTGCTCTCCTCCCTACACGCCACCGAGGCGGTCTCCGCGCTCTACCGGCTGCTCGACATGGGCATCGAGTCGTTCCTTATCGCGTCGTCGGTCACTGCTGTCGTCGCTCAACGGCTGGTGCGGCGCAGCTGCACGTCCTGCCTGGAACCGTACGAACCATCGGCCGAGGAGCTCGCGTTCCTTCGCACGTTCGGGTCTGCGGAGCCGGTGAGCGGTTTCGTGCACGGGGCCGGCTGCAACATCTGTGCGCAAACCGGCTTCCTCGAGCGGATCGGCGTCTACGAGCTGCTCGCGGTCACCGACGAGGTGCGCGAGCTGATCGTCGACCGGGCTCCGCAGGACGAGATGCGCAAGGTCGCCCAGCACCAGGGCATGCGCACCCTGCAGGAGCAGGCAGCAGATCTGGTCCTCGCCGGCACCACGACCGCCGCCGAGGTCATGCGCTCCATCTACGTGGCAGGAGTGTGA
- a CDS encoding prepilin-type N-terminal cleavage/methylation domain-containing protein: protein MRVIRRLRALGRRDDGFTLVEMIVNVAIIGVIASALAGVVISYLKTTAATESRLVESHDVQFAAAYWQRDVASIGVRTYDSGTKTFPLQQSVNVTPACSMPAGTTTVVTLAWSEYTDLDSTAAPTTITVSYVAEPDAGGYNLLRVRCTGSTKDSQFEVTHSLNALPTATCNVACTSAPDVPTVVELHLSVRDPDRNGGTALTATLAGERRQT from the coding sequence ATGCGCGTGATCCGGCGCCTGCGCGCCCTCGGACGACGGGACGACGGCTTCACCCTCGTCGAGATGATCGTGAACGTCGCCATCATCGGCGTCATCGCCTCGGCTTTGGCCGGCGTCGTCATCAGCTACCTGAAGACCACGGCCGCCACCGAGTCGCGACTGGTCGAGTCGCACGACGTGCAGTTCGCCGCGGCGTACTGGCAGCGAGACGTCGCCAGCATCGGAGTCCGCACCTACGACTCCGGGACCAAGACCTTCCCGCTCCAGCAGTCCGTCAACGTCACCCCAGCCTGCAGCATGCCGGCCGGCACGACCACGGTGGTGACGCTGGCCTGGAGCGAGTACACCGACCTCGACTCGACCGCGGCGCCGACCACGATCACCGTGTCGTACGTCGCCGAGCCCGACGCCGGCGGCTACAACTTGCTTCGGGTCCGGTGCACCGGGTCCACCAAGGACTCCCAGTTCGAGGTGACCCACAGCCTCAACGCCCTTCCGACCGCGACCTGCAATGTCGCCTGCACGAGCGCACCCGATGTGCCGACCGTCGTCGAGCTCCACCTGTCGGTCCGGGATCCGGACCGCAACGGCGGCACGGCTCTCACCGCCACCCTGGCGGGCGAGCGGAGGCAGACATGA
- a CDS encoding type IV pilus modification PilV family protein: MVEVTRLRSAARSDVGTSLVETLVALVILSIAAVAILAGLQLSVVTSDVHRKQSSGGANVRGYAEKIEQYLNTTANYVPCAGANAYSPGTVGYTVPAGHNAQQAAAVPLVGNGTAAACPGGDDGVQRLRLTVASSDGRATETLTIVVRRSCEAGTACA; this comes from the coding sequence ATGGTCGAAGTCACCCGCCTGCGCTCGGCAGCGCGTTCCGATGTCGGAACGTCGCTGGTCGAGACGCTGGTGGCGCTCGTCATCCTCAGCATCGCAGCAGTTGCGATCCTGGCCGGGCTGCAGCTCAGCGTGGTCACGTCCGACGTCCATCGGAAGCAGAGCTCGGGCGGTGCCAACGTCCGGGGGTACGCCGAGAAGATCGAGCAGTACCTCAACACCACTGCCAACTACGTGCCGTGCGCCGGCGCCAACGCCTACAGCCCTGGCACGGTCGGCTACACCGTCCCCGCAGGGCACAACGCGCAGCAAGCCGCGGCCGTACCGCTCGTGGGGAACGGCACCGCTGCCGCCTGCCCTGGCGGCGACGACGGTGTCCAGCGGCTGCGCCTGACGGTTGCCAGCTCGGACGGCCGGGCGACCGAGACGCTCACCATCGTGGTGCGTCGCAGCTGCGAGGCGGGGACGGCATGCGCGTGA
- a CDS encoding competence type IV pilus major pilin ComGC, with protein MLKNTTNRVRDLRRDDNGFTLIELLMVIIILAILAAVVVFSVRAIDDNGEQAACEAEVRAVETAVEARYADRGSYPNTVGQLVTEGFLRDDPGEASTLVPATTVSNTGVLGNDGGC; from the coding sequence ATGCTCAAAAACACCACGAACCGGGTGCGCGACCTCCGTCGCGACGACAACGGCTTCACGCTCATCGAGCTCCTGATGGTCATCATCATCCTCGCCATCCTCGCTGCGGTCGTCGTGTTCTCTGTTCGCGCCATCGACGACAACGGCGAGCAGGCTGCCTGCGAGGCCGAGGTCCGTGCGGTCGAGACCGCCGTCGAGGCCCGCTACGCCGATCGCGGCAGCTACCCCAACACCGTCGGCCAGCTCGTGACCGAGGGCTTCCTTCGCGATGACCCGGGCGAGGCATCGACCCTCGTCCCCGCGACGACGGTCTCTAACACCGGGGTTCTCGGAAACGACGGCGGCTGCTGA